Proteins found in one Amblyraja radiata isolate CabotCenter1 chromosome 45, sAmbRad1.1.pri, whole genome shotgun sequence genomic segment:
- the LOC116968628 gene encoding zinc finger protein 850-like, translating into MEDHMTGHNKEKRYECDVCDKAYQKPSRLEAHRRVHTGERPFDCSECSMSFTRYDKLLQHNHVHSVERPFTCSDCGMSFKTTNDLKAHWWLHTGEKPYCCITCGKSFARKSGLGEHLRVHSSERPFTCSVCGKGFKSSTDLKGHRHVHTGERPFTCRDCGKGFTRSSMLLKHQHTHSDERPYICAQCGQSFTRSNNLLRHQRTHTGERPYNCSDCGKGFTRSSHLLEHQRTHTGERPFTCAQCGKGFTWSSNLLEHQRTHTGERPFTCVQCGKDFTQSSQLLEHQRNHSSERPYTCAQCGKGFKTTNDLKAHWWLHTGEKPYCCIICGKSFARMSGLGEHLRVHSSERPFTCSVCGKGFKSSTDLKGHRHVHTGERPYTCRDCGKDFTRSSTLLKHQHTHSDERPYICAQCGQSFTRSSNLLRHQRTHTGERPYNCRDCGKGFTRSSHLLEHQRTHTGERPFTCAQCGKGFTRSSSLLEHQRTHTGERPFTCVQCGKDFTRSSQLLEHQRNHSSERPYTCAQCGKGFTRPSKLLYHQRVHAGDRPYPSPVCGERFAMTSHALSHQRVHTSGQ; encoded by the coding sequence atggaggaccacatgacgggacacaacaaggagaagcgttatgagtgcgatgtGTGTGACAAGGCCTACCAGAAGCCGAGCCGGCtggaggcccaccggcgggtgcacacgggagaacgccccttcgactgctcggagtgcagCATGAGCTTCACCCGCTACGACAAACTGCTGCAGCACAACCATGTGCACTCCgtcgagaggcccttcacctgctccgactgcggcatgaGCTTCAAGACGACGAATGACCTGAAGGCCCACTGGTggctgcacacgggcgagaagccctattgctgcatcacctgcggcaagagctttgcccggaAGTCAGGGCTGGGGGAGCACCTACGGGTACACAGCAGTGAACGGCCCTTTACCTGCTCtgtctgcggcaaaggcttcaagtcttcCACGGACCTGAAGGGGCACAGAcacgtgcacaccggggagcggcccttcacttgcagagactgcggcaagggcttcacccgctccagcatgctgctgaagcaccagcataCCCACAGCGACGAGCGCCCCTACATCTGTGCCCAGTGTGGCcagagcttcacccgctccaacaacctgctgaggcaccagcgtacccacaccggggagcgcccctacaactgcagcgactgcggcaagggcttcacccggtccagtcacctgctggagcaccagcgcacccacaccggcgagcgccccttcacctgcgcccagtgcggcaagggcttcacctggtccagtaacctgctggagcaccagcgcacccacaccggcgagcgccccttcacctgcgtccagtgcggcaaggacttcacccagtctagtcaactgctggagcaccagcgcaaccACAGCagcgagcggccctacacctgcgcccagtgcggcaagggcttcaagaCGACGAATGACCTGAAGGCCCACTGGTggctgcacacgggcgagaaaccCTATTGCTGCATcatctgcggcaagagctttgcccggaTGTCAGGGCTGGGGGAGCACCTGCGGGTACACAGCAGTGAACGGCCCTTTACCTGCTCtgtctgcggcaaaggcttcaaatcTTCCACGGACCTGAAGGGGCACAGAcacgtgcacaccggggagcggccctacacatgCAGAGactgcggcaaggacttcacccgctccagcacgctgctgaagcaccagcataCCCACAGCGACGAGCGCCCCTACATCTGTGCCCAGTGTGGCcagagcttcacccgctccagcaacctgctgaggcaccaacgcacccacaccggggagcgcccctacaacTGCagagactgcggcaagggcttcacccggtccagtcacctgctggagcaccagcgcacccacaccggcgagcgccccttcacctgcgcccagtgcggcaagggcttcacccggtccagtagcctgctggagcaccagcgcacccacaccggcgagcgccccttcacctgcgtccAGTGTGGCAAGGACTTCACCCGGTCTAGTcaactgctggagcaccagcgcaaccACAGCagcgagcggccctacacctgcgcccagtgcggcaagggcttcacccgtccctccaagctgctgtaccaccagcgggtgcacgcaggCGACCGTCCctaccccagcccggtgtgtggagagcgctttgccatgacctcccatgccctgtctcaccagcgcgtgcacaccagtggccag